In Pelosinus sp. IPA-1, a single window of DNA contains:
- the ptsG gene encoding glucose-specific PTS transporter subunit IIBC yields MLKKSFGVLQQVGKSLMLPVALLPAAGLLLAFGNAFQNPALLNIFPGLASIHGFAQVMEQAGGIIFGNLSLLFAVGVAVGLSGGEGVAGLAAIVGFLIMNVTIGLVAGVTPELIAAKDPSFAMVLGIPSLQTGVFGGIIVGVLASLCYKKFFNIELPSYLGFFAGKRFVPIATAVAALILGVVMVFAWPPIQHGLTYFSRNMIDTNKTLAAFIFGIIERALIPFGLHHIFYNPFWFQFGEYINKAGQVVNGDQSIFFAQLKDGVPFTAGTFMTGKFPFMMFGLPAAALAIYHEAKPEKKALVAGIMGSAALTSFLTGITEPIEFSFLFVAPVLFGIHCIFAGLSFMTMHILNVKIGMTFSGGVIDYLLFGVIPNRTDWWLVIPVGLVFAVIYYFGFRFAIRKWNLMTPGRENDDETGTAINATGYGLASGVLQALGGKENIGNLDACITRLRVSVKKIATVDQNKLKNLGAAGVMTVGDNLQIIFGPKSDQLKSQIKDIIEGKVAETHEDNISNVQVAATVKSTADVLGRFVAPVDGKILPITKVPDNVFAQKIMGDGFAIEPTSGNVISPVDGTVTSLPDSKHAVGITADNGLEIIVHFGIDTVNLQGEGFTALVSQGDKITVGQKLLKVDLEHVKGKVPSTITPVVFTNLPEGKTVQIQEGQSIKGGDTGFIKIQ; encoded by the coding sequence ATGTTAAAAAAATCATTTGGTGTTTTACAGCAAGTTGGTAAATCATTAATGCTTCCAGTGGCATTATTACCAGCGGCAGGTTTGTTATTAGCTTTTGGTAATGCGTTTCAAAATCCCGCTCTTTTAAATATTTTTCCTGGTTTAGCAAGTATTCATGGTTTTGCTCAAGTTATGGAGCAAGCTGGGGGTATTATTTTCGGTAATCTTTCTCTTCTATTTGCAGTAGGTGTTGCCGTTGGTTTGAGTGGTGGTGAAGGCGTTGCTGGTTTAGCTGCCATTGTAGGCTTTCTTATTATGAACGTAACCATTGGTCTGGTTGCTGGCGTTACGCCCGAACTAATAGCGGCAAAAGATCCTTCATTCGCCATGGTTCTTGGGATACCATCCTTACAAACTGGGGTTTTTGGCGGTATTATAGTCGGTGTTTTAGCTTCCTTATGTTATAAAAAGTTTTTTAATATTGAACTTCCTTCGTATTTAGGATTTTTTGCAGGAAAACGGTTTGTTCCGATTGCGACTGCTGTAGCAGCCCTCATTTTAGGTGTAGTCATGGTTTTTGCATGGCCTCCTATCCAACATGGACTGACTTATTTCTCACGTAATATGATTGATACCAATAAAACATTAGCGGCCTTTATTTTTGGTATCATTGAACGGGCTTTAATACCTTTCGGGCTTCACCATATTTTCTATAATCCTTTCTGGTTCCAATTTGGTGAATATATAAACAAAGCAGGGCAAGTAGTAAATGGTGACCAAAGCATTTTCTTTGCTCAGCTTAAAGATGGTGTTCCTTTCACAGCTGGTACTTTTATGACAGGAAAATTCCCATTTATGATGTTTGGATTACCTGCAGCAGCGCTTGCGATCTACCATGAAGCAAAACCTGAAAAGAAAGCTTTAGTAGCAGGTATTATGGGTTCTGCCGCGTTAACTTCTTTTTTAACAGGTATTACAGAACCAATTGAATTTTCCTTCTTATTTGTTGCTCCTGTATTATTTGGTATCCATTGTATTTTTGCTGGTTTGTCCTTTATGACCATGCATATCTTAAATGTAAAAATTGGTATGACTTTCTCTGGTGGTGTTATTGACTATCTACTATTCGGTGTTATACCTAACCGTACAGACTGGTGGTTAGTGATTCCCGTAGGTTTAGTATTTGCCGTAATTTATTACTTCGGCTTCCGTTTTGCAATTCGCAAGTGGAACTTGATGACTCCTGGTAGAGAAAATGATGATGAAACAGGTACTGCTATCAATGCGACTGGTTATGGATTGGCAAGTGGAGTACTCCAAGCCTTAGGCGGCAAAGAAAATATTGGAAACTTAGATGCTTGTATTACTCGTCTACGTGTAAGTGTAAAAAAGATTGCTACTGTCGATCAAAATAAATTGAAAAACTTAGGTGCTGCTGGAGTCATGACAGTAGGTGATAACTTGCAGATTATCTTTGGACCAAAATCAGATCAACTAAAAAGTCAAATCAAAGATATTATTGAAGGTAAAGTTGCCGAAACTCATGAAGATAATATCAGTAACGTTCAAGTTGCCGCGACTGTAAAATCAACAGCGGATGTTCTAGGTAGGTTTGTTGCTCCTGTGGATGGCAAAATACTTCCTATTACAAAAGTACCCGATAATGTATTTGCACAAAAAATTATGGGTGATGGATTTGCCATTGAGCCTACAAGTGGTAATGTGATATCGCCTGTCGATGGAACTGTTACTAGCTTACCTGATAGCAAGCATGCAGTTGGCATTACAGCGGATAATGGTTTAGAGATTATCGTTCATTTTGGAATTGATACGGTAAACTTACAGGGCGAAGGCTTTACTGCGCTGGTCAGCCAAGGAGATAAAATTACTGTTGGACAAAAATTGTTAAAAGTTGATCTTGAACATGTAAAAGGAAAAGTTCCTTCTACTATAACGCCTGTTGTTTTTACGAATCTTCCAGAAGGTAAAACGGTTCAAATTCAGGAAGGACAAAGTATCAAAGGCGGAGATACTGGTTTTATTAAAATTCAGTAA
- a CDS encoding SpoIIE family protein phosphatase — MNFLESNIFGESCGYCQRIDLLNMINDPFVLIDAENGKILFMNRKALDMYQYTEEECLTKFVNDISHNSARVIQENLDLAKKYKNGYVFTANHIRKDRDIFKVEVSSHYMSLHGKFVLAAVVRNLTSNGKMREEIQLAGKVQRRLLPRDTDNHLFRTFSIYQPAKYISGDLYDYAFQEESQKLHGIVIDVMGHGLAAAFQTNLLKYLFLRVVDKKKSVKDKLAWMNKEVMPFFTGGEFAGVFLFEFDFTSNTLTYSAGGINYFVIVKDQKPQIRKVPGIFLGIKEGETFDQDTYSFQPGEGFLFLTDGLFERFKQPLEQELNFESLLEMCEKIATSGECRDDATGLGIMLH, encoded by the coding sequence GTGAATTTCTTGGAATCAAATATTTTTGGTGAAAGCTGTGGTTATTGCCAACGCATTGACCTGTTAAATATGATTAATGATCCTTTTGTACTAATCGATGCTGAAAATGGCAAAATTCTTTTCATGAACCGTAAGGCATTAGATATGTATCAATATACAGAGGAAGAGTGCCTTACAAAATTCGTTAATGATATTAGCCACAATTCGGCTAGGGTGATACAAGAAAACCTGGATTTAGCTAAGAAATATAAAAATGGCTACGTTTTTACCGCGAATCATATTAGGAAAGACAGAGATATTTTTAAAGTAGAAGTAAGTTCACATTATATGAGCTTACATGGGAAATTTGTTTTAGCCGCTGTGGTACGAAATCTAACCTCTAATGGAAAAATGCGCGAAGAAATTCAATTGGCAGGTAAAGTGCAACGCAGATTATTGCCACGGGATACAGACAATCATTTATTTCGTACTTTTTCTATCTACCAGCCCGCTAAATACATTAGTGGAGATTTATATGATTACGCCTTTCAGGAAGAATCACAGAAATTGCATGGTATTGTAATTGATGTTATGGGACACGGACTCGCAGCAGCATTTCAAACCAATCTTTTAAAGTATCTTTTCTTACGAGTAGTCGATAAAAAGAAATCCGTAAAGGATAAGCTAGCCTGGATGAATAAAGAAGTTATGCCTTTTTTTACGGGGGGAGAATTTGCTGGCGTATTTTTATTTGAATTTGATTTTACTAGTAATACACTGACCTATTCTGCAGGGGGAATTAATTATTTTGTAATAGTTAAAGATCAAAAGCCGCAAATAAGAAAGGTTCCTGGAATTTTCCTCGGAATTAAAGAAGGAGAAACTTTTGATCAAGATACGTATTCCTTTCAGCCAGGTGAAGGTTTTCTGTTTTTAACAGATGGCCTATTTGAGAGGTTTAAACAACCACTAGAACAGGAACTCAATTTTGAGAGTTTACTTGAGATGTGTGAAAAAATTGCTACTAGTGGAGAGTGTCGTGATGATGCCACAGGTTTGGGAATTATGCTCCATTAA
- a CDS encoding response regulator, protein MLKVLIADDEPKIRRGLRSLVENGLLDMEVVGEAEDGEMALQLAKEIHPDILLVDICMPFLNGLQFIEQLNHVLKDCIVIVITGYDEFTYAQQAIKLQVFDYLLKPVLKEQLEAVLEKAQQKLLDSRLQNNHLTWSSQETRKKLPLLQEAFCNDWVTGQLSEEYIKTQLRFLELDIPEISGMVILKVAGQFSRGQLLREWDHHLLLFAIQNIYSELLEQWQPYIVFHDKADNLVAITNIHSIREWYELSTSLQQAIEEHLKQVVIIVQHPLTEDLSSIPSTYHELILELNRKVSYTPVVLLAQKHIETYFYKEELSLQELADTIQISPTYLSRLLKNEIGVSFVEYLTHVRVQKAIQFMTDPAVKLYEVAEKVGYSNQHYFSTAFKRVMGSSPAEYRKRGNWR, encoded by the coding sequence ATGCTAAAGGTATTAATTGCTGATGATGAACCTAAAATTCGTCGTGGGCTGAGAAGTCTAGTCGAAAATGGGTTATTAGATATGGAAGTTGTAGGTGAGGCCGAGGATGGAGAAATGGCCTTGCAGTTAGCAAAAGAGATCCATCCTGATATTCTATTAGTGGATATTTGTATGCCATTTTTGAATGGATTGCAATTTATTGAACAATTAAATCACGTTTTAAAAGATTGTATAGTAATTGTCATTACAGGATACGATGAATTTACTTACGCCCAACAAGCGATAAAATTACAAGTATTTGACTACCTGCTAAAACCGGTTCTCAAAGAACAGTTAGAGGCTGTTTTAGAAAAAGCCCAACAAAAACTTCTCGATTCTCGTTTACAAAATAATCATCTCACTTGGTCGAGTCAAGAAACAAGGAAAAAATTACCCCTATTACAAGAAGCATTTTGTAATGACTGGGTTACTGGGCAGCTAAGTGAGGAATATATTAAGACTCAGCTACGTTTTTTAGAGCTAGATATACCTGAGATATCTGGGATGGTAATCTTAAAAGTAGCAGGGCAATTTAGCAGAGGGCAGCTATTAAGAGAGTGGGATCATCACCTATTGTTATTTGCTATACAAAATATTTATAGCGAGCTGCTAGAACAATGGCAGCCCTACATTGTTTTTCACGACAAAGCAGATAACTTAGTTGCAATAACAAATATCCATAGTATAAGAGAATGGTACGAGCTTAGCACTTCCTTGCAACAAGCGATTGAGGAACATTTAAAACAAGTGGTAATTATTGTTCAACATCCATTAACAGAGGACTTGTCCTCAATCCCTTCGACGTATCATGAATTAATATTGGAGTTAAATCGTAAAGTTAGCTATACGCCTGTCGTGCTTCTAGCACAAAAACACATTGAAACTTATTTTTATAAAGAAGAGTTATCATTGCAGGAGTTAGCAGATACGATTCAAATCAGTCCTACCTATTTAAGCCGATTGTTAAAGAATGAAATTGGTGTTTCTTTTGTTGAATATTTAACCCATGTAAGAGTACAAAAAGCAATTCAGTTTATGACTGACCCAGCTGTAAAGCTTTATGAGGTAGCGGAAAAGGTGGGATACAGTAATCAGCATTATTTTAGTACCGCCTTTAAAAGAGTCATGGGTTCATCTCCTGCTGAATATCGTAAAAGGGGTAACTGGAGGTGA
- a CDS encoding STAS domain-containing protein gives MEINTNTNREEVTVKLVGSLYVEDAAILREKLLAFMESGYKQFTINLHEVEYIDSSGLGVLVAIQKKALQKSGGVILVGAKGIVKELFELTRLNKVFTMQP, from the coding sequence ATGGAAATTAACACGAATACCAACAGGGAAGAAGTTACGGTTAAATTAGTAGGTAGTTTGTATGTAGAAGATGCTGCAATTTTGAGAGAAAAGTTGCTTGCCTTTATGGAGTCAGGATACAAACAATTTACTATTAATCTTCATGAGGTGGAGTATATTGATAGCTCGGGCTTAGGTGTCCTTGTGGCGATACAGAAAAAAGCATTACAAAAAAGTGGTGGTGTAATTCTTGTAGGTGCCAAAGGTATCGTAAAAGAACTTTTTGAACTAACAAGACTAAATAAGGTCTTTACCATGCAACCATAG
- a CDS encoding sensor histidine kinase, producing MGAFRTFLKGENLRFKLLLYFFTLILLPTVTLGVLGNVIYSKSIEDQATVHTGQMIEQVTRNVEFYIHDMENIIYYLSDDPQIIAFMKHQNDENDSEDIIQESRRVLKTYSDVHQEVAGILVVNDNNFYISNGMDRISRDPLTEESWYKRAFASPKVIHLFSKPIGRNIKATLNYSGDEVVSIAKAVMDPLTGRRLGVILIDLKLEKIKQVIEAITLGKNGFLYIMDANGGIVYAPINPIVYRVKNEWLTDYNNSIVKTIQGSEFQIIYKDSTYTNWKTIGVFSLNETLQEVTNLRHYSIMIGIITLVLAVIAAFFFTASIAKPLSKLRMLMKRAEEGDLSVRFNSRYNDEIGQLGNSFNNMIKEISNLIDMVYVEQRRKREAELKTLQAQIKPHFLYNTLYTIQWMAQEHGAQDVVKILGALANLFRIGLSKGKEMIQVHEELEHVGSYLAIQKARYEDKLTYEIQYDEEIIHYRVLKLILQPLVENAIYHGINARRGGGKIIITGSVKEGKLYFSVVDNGIGITKEKLKEIRELLDSNHVEPAAAGFGIFNVNERIRLSFGKEYGLIYTSVYEEGTKVEVWHPLI from the coding sequence TTGGGAGCTTTCCGTACCTTCTTAAAGGGAGAAAACCTTCGTTTTAAACTACTGCTATATTTCTTTACCTTAATTTTACTGCCCACTGTTACCTTGGGAGTACTAGGAAATGTAATTTATAGTAAGTCAATAGAAGATCAGGCCACGGTTCACACGGGTCAAATGATCGAGCAGGTAACTCGTAACGTAGAATTTTACATTCACGATATGGAAAATATAATTTACTATCTATCCGATGATCCTCAGATTATTGCCTTTATGAAACATCAAAATGATGAAAACGATAGTGAAGATATAATTCAAGAATCCAGGCGAGTACTCAAAACTTATTCAGATGTACATCAAGAGGTTGCAGGAATATTAGTAGTCAATGATAACAATTTTTATATTAGCAACGGAATGGATCGGATTTCTCGTGACCCTCTTACGGAGGAGTCATGGTATAAACGAGCCTTTGCATCACCAAAGGTAATACACCTGTTCAGTAAGCCCATTGGTCGTAATATCAAAGCAACCTTAAATTATAGTGGTGATGAAGTTGTTTCTATTGCTAAGGCCGTTATGGATCCTCTTACAGGTAGACGACTAGGTGTCATTCTAATTGATCTCAAATTAGAAAAAATCAAACAAGTGATTGAAGCCATTACTCTAGGGAAAAATGGATTCCTTTATATTATGGATGCAAATGGCGGAATTGTATATGCCCCTATCAATCCCATCGTGTATCGAGTCAAAAATGAATGGCTCACTGATTACAACAATAGTATTGTCAAAACCATTCAAGGTAGTGAGTTTCAGATTATTTATAAAGATTCAACCTATACAAACTGGAAAACGATTGGTGTCTTTTCTTTAAATGAAACATTACAAGAAGTGACAAACCTTCGTCACTATTCGATTATGATTGGAATCATTACGTTAGTGCTGGCAGTTATCGCCGCTTTCTTTTTTACCGCATCCATCGCAAAACCCCTAAGTAAGTTACGTATGTTAATGAAAAGAGCGGAGGAAGGAGATTTAAGCGTACGTTTTAATAGCCGTTACAATGATGAAATTGGTCAGCTTGGTAATAGTTTTAACAATATGATAAAAGAAATCAGTAATTTAATAGATATGGTGTATGTAGAACAACGACGAAAACGCGAGGCAGAATTAAAAACCTTACAAGCACAAATTAAGCCTCACTTTTTGTACAATACCTTATATACAATCCAGTGGATGGCCCAAGAACATGGGGCGCAAGATGTAGTTAAGATTCTAGGTGCACTAGCAAATCTGTTTCGTATTGGTCTTAGTAAAGGGAAAGAAATGATTCAAGTCCATGAGGAATTGGAGCATGTAGGCAGTTACTTGGCGATTCAAAAAGCTCGTTACGAAGATAAATTGACCTACGAGATACAGTATGATGAGGAAATAATACATTATAGAGTTTTGAAGTTAATCCTGCAGCCCCTCGTCGAGAATGCAATTTACCATGGTATTAACGCGAGAAGAGGAGGCGGTAAAATCATTATTACTGGTAGTGTAAAAGAGGGGAAATTATATTTTAGTGTAGTAGATAATGGCATTGGCATAACAAAAGAAAAACTGAAAGAGATACGAGAATTACTTGACAGTAACCATGTTGAACCAGCCGCTGCAGGGTTTGGTATTTTTAATGTTAATGAACGAATTCGTTTGTCTTTTGGTAAAGAATACGGATTAATTTATACTAGCGTTTATGAAGAAGGTACAAAAGTAGAAGTCTGGCATCCATTAATTTAA
- a CDS encoding ATP-binding protein, which translates to MYSFSSLAEFATLRDSIRKELDRYCGEDALRLFIAINEGVNNAIFHGNKQDITKKVHLSMVKLPNEVKITIRDEGEGFLVSKKPKTTQLWQEDGRGIDLIKHYVDSYCLNDLGNEVTFVKKINTV; encoded by the coding sequence ATGTACTCTTTTTCCTCACTTGCAGAGTTTGCGACTTTGAGGGATTCGATCAGAAAAGAGCTGGATCGATACTGTGGAGAGGATGCTCTTCGCCTATTTATTGCAATTAATGAAGGTGTTAATAATGCGATTTTTCATGGTAATAAACAAGATATTACAAAAAAAGTACATCTTTCTATGGTGAAGTTACCTAATGAAGTGAAAATTACGATTCGCGACGAAGGCGAGGGTTTTCTAGTTTCAAAGAAGCCCAAAACAACTCAGCTGTGGCAGGAAGATGGCAGGGGTATCGATTTAATAAAACATTATGTGGATTCTTATTGTTTAAATGATCTAGGAAATGAAGTCACATTTGTTAAAAAAATTAATACAGTATAG
- a CDS encoding methyl-accepting chemotaxis protein: MKLQLKIGTKIAASFGVVIALILIMAINSLISLGNAKDDLEKIEQANVRMNLAGDIAYQYKVTVSGLRAYVAYGDDVYLGKVDSDFEKVIKLEKDLLALARPDKKAEVQNVIDETTKYKNAVLSEFVPNAKQYNTLLAAGNYSAAQEYKVKLVEFAKRVAPQAGAIEKALDGFAAINVELSKGLVAQSIANGKSVMTTSTVISVLVLVLGIIIAITLTNMIRRPITKLTAIAHQYAQGDLRGDIEVTSSDEIGQLAGSLQEMHKHFVEMISNIRSASEQLAAASQEMAASTEEVTSSSEEVSANMQQLAQEADLGNRSMLEASQALVELSSLIQIAKSKADNTVENSETTLIAAEDGRHRVTDSVTRMDNIKEQTQHSSQIIGELNTYSQQISQITNTITNLAKQTNLLALNAAIEAARAGEHGRGFAVVAEEVRKLAEQSDQGAQEITSLVNVVTEKTNLAVAAMAQNVVEVESGVSTVNAAGKALDSILLEVKKTVMETQEIGKVTSSEVASSEQIIKLIDALATMIESVAAHGEEIAASSQQQSAAMQTVAASAEETSAMAHQLKGSVEKFKV, from the coding sequence GTGAAATTACAACTAAAAATAGGTACTAAAATTGCAGCTAGCTTTGGTGTGGTGATAGCCTTAATTTTGATTATGGCTATCAACTCCTTAATTTCACTAGGGAATGCAAAAGATGATCTAGAGAAAATTGAGCAAGCAAATGTTCGCATGAACCTTGCCGGCGATATTGCCTATCAATATAAAGTAACTGTATCAGGCCTTCGTGCCTATGTTGCTTATGGTGATGATGTTTACCTAGGTAAAGTTGATAGTGACTTTGAAAAAGTTATAAAATTAGAAAAGGATTTATTGGCTCTTGCTAGACCGGACAAAAAGGCAGAGGTACAAAATGTTATTGATGAAACCACTAAATATAAAAATGCAGTTTTATCTGAGTTTGTGCCTAATGCAAAACAATACAACACATTGTTAGCTGCAGGAAATTATTCTGCGGCGCAAGAATATAAAGTGAAATTAGTAGAATTCGCAAAACGTGTAGCACCGCAAGCGGGAGCCATTGAAAAAGCCTTAGACGGTTTTGCCGCGATTAATGTTGAGTTATCAAAAGGTCTTGTTGCGCAAAGTATTGCAAATGGTAAGAGTGTAATGACCACCTCAACGGTTATTAGTGTGCTTGTCTTAGTGTTAGGTATTATTATTGCGATTACATTAACGAATATGATTCGTAGGCCGATAACCAAACTGACTGCCATTGCACATCAATATGCACAGGGCGATTTACGTGGTGATATTGAGGTAACAAGTTCAGATGAAATAGGACAACTAGCAGGGTCTTTACAAGAGATGCATAAACATTTTGTAGAGATGATTAGTAATATTCGTTCGGCGTCCGAACAATTGGCTGCTGCTTCACAAGAAATGGCGGCCTCAACAGAGGAGGTAACCTCTTCTAGTGAAGAAGTATCTGCTAATATGCAACAACTTGCGCAAGAAGCGGATTTAGGAAATCGCTCCATGTTAGAGGCCTCACAAGCGCTGGTTGAGTTATCTAGTCTAATACAAATTGCAAAATCTAAGGCTGATAATACAGTGGAAAATTCGGAAACTACATTGATCGCCGCGGAAGATGGGCGACATAGAGTAACAGATTCTGTTACGCGAATGGATAATATTAAAGAGCAGACCCAGCATTCAAGTCAAATTATTGGCGAACTTAACACCTACTCTCAGCAGATCTCTCAGATAACGAATACGATCACCAACTTAGCAAAACAAACCAATCTTTTAGCTCTTAATGCTGCTATTGAAGCAGCTCGGGCTGGGGAACATGGTCGAGGGTTTGCTGTTGTAGCAGAAGAAGTTCGAAAATTAGCAGAGCAGTCAGACCAAGGGGCACAAGAGATTACTTCCCTAGTGAATGTGGTTACCGAAAAAACAAATTTAGCTGTCGCCGCAATGGCCCAAAATGTGGTAGAGGTTGAATCTGGAGTTTCTACTGTTAATGCAGCCGGGAAAGCTTTGGATAGCATTCTGCTAGAGGTAAAGAAAACAGTAATGGAAACACAGGAAATTGGTAAAGTAACTTCTTCAGAAGTTGCAAGTTCTGAACAAATTATAAAATTAATCGATGCTCTTGCAACAATGATTGAAAGTGTTGCAGCTCACGGTGAGGAAATCGCCGCTTCTTCTCAGCAGCAATCTGCTGCAATGCAGACAGTAGCTGCGAGTGCGGAAGAAACAAGTGCTATGGCCCATCAATTAAAAGGCTCGGTAGAAAAGTTTAAGGTGTAA
- a CDS encoding M48 family metallopeptidase, which translates to MKKSIFKKITSSCLVAFILILSNFANLGKVEAASTMQTLLYGGLAFAYINGQLNNLNDNHQKDLLQQTQRQTGVYENEAVTLKVDSIANRLMSNGIVKEHYAVYVTPDKSFNAFCTLGHIVAVNRGAVELLNEDELAAVLGHEMSHGEHKDPVEGTKKAVGIGVLVDLYIQNNPNTTSTVLSSAAGNYVNNEVITMQQEWSADNTGFANAVAAGYNPGGGAASMVVLRAKLGELWHEGLSKVINPNNHPKTSDRINNFAKHMTDFSGGVVTVKKDKTVQLKGQDIVTPTKAFGLMAEERAYLIAGNLARVYHNNALSTAYVDSDGAVYIGDQRIMTPADNDESGQDIADRINRITSQ; encoded by the coding sequence ATGAAAAAAAGCATCTTCAAGAAAATAACTTCTAGTTGTCTCGTTGCTTTTATACTTATACTATCTAATTTCGCAAATTTGGGTAAGGTAGAAGCAGCTAGTACTATGCAGACTTTACTATACGGTGGTTTGGCCTTTGCCTATATTAATGGACAGTTAAACAATCTAAATGATAATCACCAGAAGGATTTATTACAGCAAACTCAGCGCCAAACTGGCGTTTATGAAAATGAGGCAGTGACGCTCAAGGTGGATAGTATCGCCAACAGACTTATGTCAAATGGAATTGTAAAAGAGCACTATGCCGTATATGTTACGCCTGATAAATCTTTTAATGCCTTTTGTACCTTAGGACATATCGTTGCAGTAAATCGAGGAGCTGTAGAATTATTAAATGAAGATGAATTGGCTGCTGTTTTGGGCCACGAAATGTCTCATGGCGAGCACAAAGACCCGGTTGAAGGAACTAAAAAAGCAGTGGGAATTGGTGTCTTGGTCGACTTATATATACAAAACAATCCGAATACAACCAGCACCGTGCTGAGTAGTGCGGCAGGCAACTATGTAAATAATGAAGTCATTACCATGCAACAGGAATGGAGTGCGGATAATACAGGATTTGCGAATGCAGTGGCTGCAGGTTATAACCCAGGAGGAGGCGCTGCCTCCATGGTTGTACTCCGTGCCAAACTGGGCGAGCTCTGGCATGAAGGATTAAGTAAAGTGATTAATCCCAATAATCATCCAAAAACCAGTGACCGAATTAATAATTTTGCCAAACACATGACAGACTTTAGTGGCGGAGTCGTTACGGTAAAAAAAGATAAAACAGTACAACTTAAAGGCCAAGATATTGTCACTCCAACAAAAGCCTTTGGTCTGATGGCTGAAGAAAGAGCGTATTTAATTGCTGGAAATCTTGCTAGAGTATACCATAACAATGCTCTTAGCACTGCCTATGTAGACAGCGACGGTGCAGTTTATATTGGTGATCAAAGGATTATGACCCCTGCGGATAATGATGAAAGCGGCCAAGATATTGCAGACAGAATTAATCGAATTACGAGTCAGTAG
- a CDS encoding D-2-hydroxyacid dehydrogenase produces MKIIVLDGYTLNPGDLSWDKLKALGDVVVYDRTPAEKTIERIGDAEIVFTNKTVINKEIFAACSGIKFIGVLATGYNVVDIDTAKEKGIPVANIPTYGTTAVSQITIALLLEVCHHIGEHSKSVMNGDWTNCPDWCYWNYPLIELAGKTLGIIGFGRIGQATAKIAQVLGMKVLAFDSYEIDALKSDTLQYVSLDELLANSDVISLHCPLFDSTKGIINKTNIAKMKDGVILINTSRGPLVVEEDLAEALNSGKVYAAALDVVSTEPIKADNPLLTAKNCIITPHIAWAPKESRSRLMDIAVDNLAKFLENKPVNIVNK; encoded by the coding sequence ATGAAAATAATTGTATTAGACGGTTATACCTTAAATCCTGGTGACTTAAGTTGGGATAAATTGAAAGCATTAGGTGATGTAGTTGTTTATGATAGAACTCCTGCTGAGAAAACGATTGAAAGAATTGGGGATGCAGAAATCGTTTTCACCAATAAAACGGTGATTAATAAAGAAATATTTGCTGCTTGTTCAGGCATAAAGTTTATTGGTGTATTAGCAACGGGCTATAATGTTGTTGATATAGATACTGCCAAGGAAAAAGGTATTCCTGTAGCCAATATTCCAACCTATGGAACAACAGCCGTATCTCAAATTACCATAGCACTGCTCCTTGAAGTATGTCATCATATTGGGGAACACAGCAAAAGTGTTATGAATGGTGATTGGACCAATTGCCCAGATTGGTGCTATTGGAATTATCCTCTCATCGAGCTTGCGGGTAAAACGTTAGGTATTATCGGTTTTGGTAGAATCGGGCAAGCTACAGCTAAAATTGCCCAAGTACTAGGCATGAAGGTATTAGCCTTTGATTCCTATGAAATTGACGCTTTGAAAAGTGATACACTGCAATATGTAAGCCTTGATGAACTCTTGGCTAACTCGGATGTTATATCACTACATTGTCCTTTATTTGACAGTACAAAAGGAATTATTAACAAAACGAATATTGCAAAAATGAAAGATGGCGTCATCCTTATTAATACGTCTCGTGGTCCTCTTGTTGTGGAAGAAGATTTGGCAGAAGCTCTTAATAGCGGTAAAGTATATGCAGCGGCTCTAGATGTTGTGTCAACAGAGCCGATTAAAGCAGATAATCCACTACTTACTGCGAAAAATTGCATTATTACACCACATATTGCTTGGGCACCTAAAGAATCTAGGTCAAGACTGATGGATATTGCAGTTGATAATCTAGCAAAATTCTTAGAAAATAAACCTGTTAATATTGTAAATAAGTAA